In one window of Paraflavitalea soli DNA:
- the nagA gene encoding N-acetylglucosamine-6-phosphate deacetylase, with translation MSIAYTNARLFTGHTVETDKAVLVQDQQIVDIIPATEVPAHYTIQDLKGYNLAPAFIDLQIYGGNGKLFSQEITLEALQATYEYCLAGGCPHFMITMATNTIDKFLQGMDIVRQYWAQGRKGLLGLHLEGPYMNPVKRGAHLLECIKKPTIEEVTLLLERGKGVFKMITLAPEQCDPAIIDLLMQHDIIVSAGHSNATYQQAMAAFDRGIPAATHLFNAMSPLQHREPGMVGAIFNHPGVMSSIVCDGIHVDYAAVKIAKSIMKERLFFITDAVAETTTGEYQHLFSGDRYALPDGTLSGSALTMMQCVKNAVQHVGIPLDEALRMASTYPAQLLKDKKIGRITKGYAANMVLFDDALNVQQVIA, from the coding sequence ATGTCCATCGCTTATACCAATGCCCGCCTGTTTACTGGGCACACTGTAGAAACTGATAAAGCCGTACTTGTCCAGGACCAGCAGATCGTAGATATAATACCAGCTACAGAAGTACCGGCTCATTATACCATACAAGACCTGAAAGGTTATAACCTCGCGCCGGCCTTTATTGACCTGCAGATATATGGCGGCAATGGCAAATTGTTTTCCCAGGAAATAACCCTCGAAGCTTTACAAGCTACTTATGAATACTGCCTGGCAGGCGGCTGTCCCCATTTCATGATCACCATGGCCACCAATACCATCGACAAGTTTCTGCAGGGAATGGATATCGTAAGACAATATTGGGCGCAGGGAAGAAAAGGATTACTGGGCCTGCACCTCGAAGGGCCGTACATGAACCCGGTAAAGCGGGGCGCTCACTTGTTGGAATGTATTAAGAAACCAACGATAGAAGAAGTAACACTGTTGCTGGAGCGAGGCAAAGGCGTTTTTAAAATGATCACCCTGGCCCCCGAGCAATGCGATCCCGCCATTATCGACTTACTCATGCAACATGATATCATCGTTTCTGCCGGCCATTCCAATGCTACTTACCAGCAGGCCATGGCAGCATTTGACCGGGGTATACCCGCCGCCACCCATTTATTCAACGCCATGTCCCCCTTGCAACACCGCGAACCCGGTATGGTAGGCGCCATCTTCAATCACCCCGGCGTCATGAGCAGTATTGTTTGTGACGGTATCCATGTGGATTATGCAGCCGTGAAGATTGCCAAATCCATCATGAAAGAGCGCCTGTTCTTCATTACCGATGCTGTGGCCGAAACCACTACCGGCGAGTACCAGCACCTCTTTAGCGGCGATCGCTATGCCCTGCCCGATGGCACCCTCTCCGGCTCTGCCCTTACCATGATGCAATGTGTGAAGAATGCCGTGCAGCACGTGGGTATCCCCCTGGACGAAGCCTTGCGCATGGCATCCACCTATCCTGCGCAGTTGCTAAAAGACAAAAAAATAGGCCGCATTACCAAAGGTTATGCAGCCAATATGGTGCTGTTTGATGATGCCCTGAATGTACAGCAGGTGATCGCTTGA